A single Ochrobactrum sp. BTU1 DNA region contains:
- the flgC gene encoding flagellar basal body rod protein FlgC translates to MSDALQNTLKIAASGLSAQSTRLRIVSENLANAQATAKTADTDPYRRKTVSFRTEIEQGTGAAEVRVAEVGKDTSAFIEQYDPSHPAADARGYVKYPNVNMVVEMADMREANRSYEANLQVVKQARELISMTIDLLRST, encoded by the coding sequence GTGTCGGATGCCTTGCAAAATACCCTCAAGATTGCCGCGTCAGGACTGTCGGCTCAGTCGACCCGGTTGCGCATCGTTTCTGAAAATCTTGCCAATGCGCAGGCGACAGCCAAGACCGCCGATACCGATCCTTACCGCCGCAAAACTGTATCCTTCCGCACTGAAATCGAACAGGGTACGGGTGCTGCCGAAGTCAGGGTTGCTGAAGTCGGTAAGGATACGTCGGCCTTTATCGAACAATATGACCCAAGCCATCCGGCAGCGGATGCGCGTGGCTATGTGAAATATCCAAACGTCAACATGGTCGTCGAGATGGCGGACATGCGTGAAGCTAACCGTTCTTACGAAGCCAATTTGCAGGTCGTCAAACAAGCCCGAGAGCTGATTTCAATGACCATCGATCTCCTGAGGAGCACATAA
- a CDS encoding flagellar basal body-associated FliL family protein: MSDTAIDKDGKAKGSLVGLLGAVAVLTAIAGGGGWYLGGVISDDQQAAVKSTTKEDKPKQGDFESRSIGTIIPLQPIVTNLGIPQTTWVRLEAALVAKPGREIPPSVAASVGDDFMSFLRSVNLMQLQGAAGLAYLRADLEERARMRSEGAVDRVFISTLVVE; encoded by the coding sequence ATGAGCGATACGGCAATCGATAAGGACGGTAAAGCAAAAGGCTCTTTGGTGGGCCTGTTGGGCGCTGTTGCAGTGCTGACTGCAATCGCTGGCGGTGGAGGATGGTATCTGGGTGGCGTTATCTCAGATGACCAGCAAGCCGCAGTTAAATCGACGACGAAGGAGGACAAGCCGAAGCAGGGTGATTTTGAATCGCGCTCCATTGGAACCATCATCCCTCTGCAGCCGATTGTGACCAATCTTGGTATTCCTCAGACCACATGGGTCCGACTTGAGGCGGCGCTTGTTGCAAAGCCGGGCCGTGAAATTCCGCCCTCAGTTGCGGCCAGTGTGGGCGATGATTTCATGAGCTTCCTGCGGAGCGTCAATCTCATGCAGTTGCAGGGTGCCGCTGGTTTGGCCTATTTGCGTGCCGATCTTGAAGAACGGGCGCGGATGCGTTCGGAAGGCGCGGTCGACCGCGTTTTCATTTCGACGCTGGTAGTAGAATGA
- a CDS encoding flagellar basal body P-ring protein FlgI — protein MRKARAALIALLAIALQPVAGFADESSKNAREFGSAVEADADWLGSGGDPSKMTYAELGRGSAVARLKDIATIQGVRENQLVGYGLVIGLKGSGDSLRNSPFTEQSMRAMLDNLGISAPRNSTRSKNTAAVIVTANLPAFAGTGSRIDVTVSSLGDATSLQGGTLVMTPLMGADNQVYAVAQGNMIVSGFSAEGEAASITQGVPTSGRIPNGALVEREVAGNFGNDSEMVVELRDPDFTTAVRAADTINVFAKRRYGRGVAIARDAKTIRLQRPKNVPAARFLAELEGLPITTDEVARVVVDERTGTVVIGEKVRISKVAISHGSLTVRVTETPIVVQPDPFSYGETEVEPNTDIAVNQGDSKIGILTGANLENLVKGLNQIGVKPNGIIAILQAIKTSGALHAELVVQ, from the coding sequence GTGAGAAAAGCACGCGCAGCCCTGATTGCCCTTCTGGCTATTGCACTGCAGCCCGTTGCGGGCTTTGCGGATGAATCATCCAAGAACGCGCGCGAGTTTGGGTCGGCCGTAGAAGCCGACGCAGACTGGCTTGGCTCAGGTGGCGATCCGTCGAAAATGACTTATGCCGAACTGGGCAGGGGCAGCGCTGTTGCGCGCCTGAAAGACATTGCGACCATTCAGGGCGTACGTGAAAATCAGCTCGTAGGTTATGGTCTCGTTATCGGTCTGAAAGGCAGCGGCGACAGTCTGCGCAATTCGCCTTTCACGGAACAATCCATGCGCGCCATGTTGGACAATTTGGGTATCAGCGCTCCGCGCAATTCGACCCGTTCCAAGAACACCGCAGCTGTTATCGTAACCGCCAATCTGCCCGCATTTGCAGGAACCGGCTCCCGTATTGACGTGACTGTGTCTTCGCTGGGTGACGCAACATCGTTGCAAGGCGGTACGCTGGTGATGACGCCCCTGATGGGTGCAGATAATCAGGTTTATGCGGTCGCGCAGGGTAACATGATCGTTTCAGGATTTTCGGCTGAAGGCGAAGCTGCGAGCATAACGCAGGGTGTTCCGACCTCGGGCCGTATCCCGAACGGTGCTCTTGTTGAGCGCGAAGTTGCAGGCAATTTCGGCAATGACAGTGAAATGGTCGTCGAATTGCGCGACCCTGATTTCACCACTGCTGTACGTGCCGCCGATACGATCAACGTTTTTGCCAAACGCCGGTATGGCCGCGGTGTGGCGATTGCACGCGATGCCAAGACCATTCGGCTTCAGCGTCCGAAGAACGTGCCTGCCGCTCGCTTCCTTGCTGAGCTGGAAGGTTTGCCAATCACCACGGATGAAGTTGCGCGCGTCGTCGTGGATGAACGAACGGGCACGGTCGTCATTGGCGAGAAAGTACGGATTTCCAAAGTGGCGATCAGCCATGGTAGCCTGACCGTGCGCGTGACGGAAACACCGATAGTCGTCCAGCCGGATCCATTTAGCTACGGCGAAACTGAGGTTGAGCCGAATACTGATATTGCGGTCAATCAGGGTGACTCCAAGATCGGCATCCTGACGGGGGCCAATCTTGAAAACCTTGTCAAAGGACTGAACCAGATCGGCGTTAAACCAAATGGCATCATTGCTATTCTGCAGGCTATCAAGACTTCAGGTGCCCTTCACGCAGAACTGGTGGTGCAATGA
- the flgA gene encoding flagellar basal body P-ring formation protein FlgA, with the protein MSYAKAISRKTRLVTAALLLSAVMGSATMAVSAADRIAFVVPSATVYPGQIVSDTALLEKKFFISAPAASQYVLSQDQAAGKVARKTLLPGKPILVSALSEPSLVKRGVPAPLVFTSGTLVITAMGTPLESGAAGDFIKIRNIDSGIIVSGTVLADGRIQVGMQ; encoded by the coding sequence ATGAGTTATGCGAAGGCGATTTCCCGGAAAACAAGGCTGGTCACTGCCGCCCTTCTGCTGTCCGCAGTAATGGGGTCTGCGACCATGGCCGTAAGCGCTGCCGACCGCATAGCTTTTGTCGTGCCTTCGGCAACCGTCTATCCCGGTCAGATTGTAAGCGATACCGCACTGCTGGAAAAGAAGTTCTTCATCAGCGCACCGGCTGCAAGCCAGTATGTGCTGTCGCAAGATCAGGCGGCAGGCAAGGTTGCACGCAAGACGCTGCTTCCGGGCAAGCCGATCCTCGTATCTGCCCTTAGTGAGCCATCGCTGGTCAAGCGTGGTGTTCCGGCTCCGTTAGTATTCACGTCTGGTACGCTTGTCATCACCGCTATGGGCACACCGCTTGAATCGGGTGCTGCTGGCGATTTTATCAAAATCCGTAATATCGATAGTGGTATCATCGTGTCGGGCACAGTGCTTGCGGATGGCCGTATTCAGGTGGGGATGCAGTGA
- the fliE gene encoding flagellar hook-basal body complex protein FliE, whose protein sequence is MYDSIMSVSARNALSRLSETVAEKSVGSTSAPQAIPTTSGASFGEVLSQMTDSVGQKLQAAEAKSIQGIKGDAPLRDVVGSVMEAEQSLQTAIAIRDKIVQAYLEISRMPV, encoded by the coding sequence ATGTACGACTCAATCATGAGTGTTTCGGCGCGAAACGCTCTATCGCGTCTTTCTGAAACGGTTGCTGAAAAGAGCGTGGGCTCGACCTCGGCCCCGCAAGCTATTCCAACAACGTCCGGCGCTTCTTTCGGAGAAGTACTGTCGCAGATGACGGATTCCGTCGGACAGAAGCTACAGGCCGCGGAAGCCAAATCGATCCAGGGCATCAAGGGCGACGCACCGCTGCGTGATGTGGTCGGTTCGGTCATGGAGGCTGAGCAGTCGCTTCAGACGGCAATCGCGATTCGTGACAAGATCGTACAGGCCTATCTCGAAATCAGCCGTATGCCGGTTTGA
- a CDS encoding MotE family protein produces MIMARYVIGFGSVLAVLFGTGFPAFAQQPLPPVPAPNQAEGLAPSTAAQQLAASAPIGNLDEIRKFCGNIDDQAADARYSLQAKQLADLKADVEERMRALEAKRKEYEMWLKRRDEFVNKAQDSLVDIISKMKPDAAAAQMSLIGDEAAAALILKLNPRVSSIILNEMPPEKAAKLARVIVGSQRTTAAPQLTREQRAQAESGNSVQ; encoded by the coding sequence ATGATTATGGCTAGATACGTCATTGGCTTTGGTTCAGTTCTTGCAGTGCTTTTCGGTACAGGTTTTCCGGCTTTTGCACAGCAGCCGCTTCCACCTGTTCCAGCCCCAAATCAGGCCGAAGGGCTCGCGCCATCAACCGCTGCTCAGCAGTTGGCGGCTTCTGCGCCCATCGGCAATCTTGATGAAATTCGCAAATTCTGCGGCAACATCGACGATCAGGCCGCTGATGCGCGCTATTCGCTGCAGGCCAAGCAGCTTGCTGATCTCAAGGCCGACGTTGAAGAGCGTATGCGCGCGCTGGAAGCCAAGCGCAAAGAATATGAGATGTGGCTGAAGCGTCGCGACGAGTTCGTAAACAAAGCACAGGATTCCCTTGTCGATATCATCTCCAAGATGAAACCTGATGCGGCTGCGGCGCAAATGTCGCTGATTGGCGATGAAGCGGCGGCGGCTTTGATACTCAAACTCAATCCGCGTGTTTCGAGCATCATCCTCAATGAAATGCCGCCTGAAAAGGCAGCCAAGCTCGCAAGGGTTATTGTTGGTTCGCAGCGCACGACCGCAGCGCCGCAGCTCACCAGGGAACAGCGCGCGCAGGCGGAATCCGGGAATTCGGTGCAATGA
- a CDS encoding flagellar basal body L-ring protein FlgH: MTKSINKALFAAATLALLAGCATKPEEIGRAPDLSPVAANLGVQNNPQYSGYPVRPSKASYSLWDQRSTNFFKDPRAAEPGDVLTVIISINDRANMDNKTDRERVSKGLYGGGASFDTSSLSGAGAGGTMDASVNTRSNSSSKGKGTIERSEDIRLQVAAIVTDTLPNGNMIIRGSQEVRVNNELRVLNVVGVVRPRDISGNNTISYDKIAEARISYGGRGRLSEIQQPPYGQQILDQISPF; this comes from the coding sequence ATGACGAAAAGCATAAACAAAGCGCTCTTTGCAGCGGCAACCTTAGCCCTTTTAGCGGGCTGTGCCACAAAGCCGGAAGAGATCGGCCGTGCGCCGGACCTTTCGCCTGTGGCGGCTAATCTCGGTGTCCAGAACAACCCGCAATATAGCGGCTATCCTGTTCGCCCAAGCAAGGCATCCTATTCGCTTTGGGATCAGCGTTCTACGAACTTCTTCAAAGATCCACGCGCCGCCGAGCCCGGCGATGTCCTGACGGTTATCATCTCGATAAATGATCGGGCGAACATGGACAACAAGACCGATCGTGAACGCGTGTCGAAAGGCCTCTACGGCGGTGGCGCTTCGTTCGACACAAGTAGCCTTTCGGGTGCAGGAGCAGGTGGTACCATGGATGCGTCGGTCAACACGCGATCAAACAGCTCATCGAAGGGCAAAGGCACGATTGAGCGCAGTGAAGATATCCGTCTGCAGGTCGCAGCCATTGTCACCGATACGTTGCCGAACGGTAATATGATCATTCGTGGTTCGCAGGAAGTGCGCGTTAACAACGAGCTGCGCGTGCTAAACGTTGTCGGTGTTGTACGTCCGCGCGATATTTCAGGCAACAACACCATTTCCTACGACAAGATTGCCGAGGCGCGTATTTCTTACGGTGGACGCGGTCGCCTGAGCGAAATTCAGCAGCCGCCTTACGGTCAGCAGATTCTCGATCAGATTTCTCCGTTCTGA
- the flgG gene encoding flagellar basal-body rod protein FlgG, whose protein sequence is MKALTIAATGMNAQQLNLEVIANNIANINTTGFKRARAEFSDLLYQSERTAGVPNQANQAIVPEGALVGLGVQTAAVRNLHIQGSFNQTGNPYDVALTGRGWFQIQSPTGETLYTRAGAFNKNADGQLVTLDGNPVEPAITIPPDAIEVTVTETGQVFAKLQDQVNQVDLGQLTLANFTNEAGLEPLGGNLYRETEASGGPLVGVPGDPGYGAIKQGYLEASNVDPVKEITDLISAQRAYEMNSKVIQAADEMAATVSKNLR, encoded by the coding sequence ATGAAAGCCCTGACGATTGCCGCAACCGGTATGAACGCCCAGCAGCTCAATCTGGAAGTGATCGCCAACAACATCGCCAATATCAATACGACAGGCTTCAAGCGTGCCCGCGCTGAGTTCTCCGATCTTCTCTATCAATCGGAACGGACAGCTGGAGTGCCAAATCAGGCCAATCAGGCAATCGTTCCCGAAGGCGCGCTGGTCGGGCTTGGTGTTCAGACAGCCGCAGTGCGTAATCTGCATATTCAGGGCAGCTTCAATCAAACCGGCAATCCCTATGACGTGGCGCTGACGGGTCGCGGCTGGTTCCAAATCCAGAGCCCGACGGGAGAAACGCTTTACACGCGCGCTGGTGCATTCAACAAGAATGCCGACGGCCAGCTGGTAACGCTCGATGGCAATCCGGTCGAACCTGCGATCACCATTCCACCTGACGCCATTGAGGTTACCGTTACAGAGACCGGTCAGGTTTTCGCCAAGCTGCAGGATCAGGTCAATCAGGTCGATCTCGGTCAGCTGACACTTGCCAATTTCACCAACGAAGCCGGTCTGGAGCCACTGGGTGGCAATCTCTACCGCGAAACGGAAGCCTCTGGTGGCCCGTTGGTCGGTGTCCCGGGTGATCCGGGCTATGGCGCGATCAAGCAGGGTTACCTCGAAGCATCAAACGTCGATCCGGTGAAGGAAATCACCGATTTGATTTCGGCACAGCGTGCCTATGAAATGAACTCGAAGGTCATTCAGGCAGCTGACGAAATGGCCGCTACTGTATCGAAGAATCTGCGCTAA
- the fliP gene encoding flagellar type III secretion system pore protein FliP (The bacterial flagellar biogenesis protein FliP forms a type III secretion system (T3SS)-type pore required for flagellar assembly.), with amino-acid sequence MKKIFALSGLLTLVFISVAHAQALSLDSLLPAGSGAASGQIVQLFGILTVLSVAPGLLIMVTSFTRFAIAFSLLRSGLGLQTAPASMVMISLALFMTFYVMAPVFDRAWNNGLQPLMRNEITQDVAFREISNPFREFMMREVRDKDLRLFEDLADPAFRTGEDGIVDFRVLVPAFMISELRRGFEIGFLIVLPFLVIDLVVATLTMSMGMMMLPPTVISLPFKILFFVLIDGWNILVGSLIRSFS; translated from the coding sequence ATGAAGAAAATTTTCGCCCTGAGTGGCTTGCTGACGTTGGTCTTTATTTCTGTTGCCCATGCACAAGCCTTGTCACTGGATAGTCTTCTTCCAGCCGGAAGTGGTGCAGCCAGCGGACAGATTGTTCAGCTGTTTGGCATTCTGACGGTTCTGTCGGTGGCGCCCGGCTTGCTGATCATGGTCACAAGCTTCACCCGTTTTGCCATTGCATTCTCGCTTTTGCGCTCGGGGCTTGGGCTTCAGACGGCTCCTGCAAGCATGGTGATGATCTCGCTGGCTTTATTCATGACCTTCTATGTCATGGCACCAGTGTTTGATCGTGCCTGGAACAATGGCTTGCAGCCTTTGATGCGCAATGAGATCACGCAGGACGTGGCATTTCGTGAAATTTCGAATCCATTTCGGGAATTTATGATGCGCGAAGTGCGCGACAAGGACTTACGCCTGTTTGAAGATCTAGCAGATCCGGCATTTCGCACGGGTGAAGACGGCATTGTTGATTTCCGCGTGTTGGTTCCGGCCTTCATGATTTCTGAATTACGACGTGGTTTTGAAATCGGCTTCCTGATCGTTCTGCCGTTTCTGGTGATCGATTTAGTGGTGGCGACGCTCACCATGTCGATGGGTATGATGATGTTGCCGCCGACCGTGATATCCCTGCCGTTCAAAATACTATTTTTCGTGCTGATCGATGGCTGGAATATCTTGGTCGGAAGCCTGATACGATCATTCTCCTAA